Proteins from one Fragaria vesca subsp. vesca linkage group LG6, FraVesHawaii_1.0, whole genome shotgun sequence genomic window:
- the LOC101307141 gene encoding uncharacterized protein LOC101307141: MYNGIGLQTPRGSGTNGYIQTNKFFIKSKTGKADGNSRGFEGDQGMAGVSKKANRDILEHDRKRQIELKLVVLEDKLTDQGFTDDEIAEKVAEVRRTLEAAAASEEMGGPTAIVLGGDKKVSDTQTHQIAARKEKQMENLRDALKLKPEVTETNAEEIEEGMIISPRNDGSRYYERKEHSFLDRDNGWKKSVEEKQKVEKDKKKSLKESRRTKKKGSRKRRHKDDSSDTDSSGSPLKPDKKKKRCSRSSSSEEDDSEVDTSKKVEKYNKKRYDSEEDDSDVDVDKKRKVVKKHSRSRDDRADDSDTSEDAGDRSRKEIKKSKQPRRRHDSDEDDSGDDVDKKKKVVKKHSKRRDDRADDSDTSEDAGARSRKDIKKSKQPRRRHESDEDDSGDDVDKKKKAVKKHSKSRNDDTDDSSASEDAKDRSIREVKKPEQPRRRHDADVDGSEDDGDKKRKVVKKHSKSRNDDTDDSAASEDAEDRSAKEVKKSQQPRRRHDSDDDSGYPEELPKSRIEKGKQHVKPNKRHDSGHEADLDSRMERKSSQIELQRNHQGIRRVDKDDSDYERSRKSRGAIAEKSRRSGRNDTNDDDTNIGRKPGRVEDVDSESDYERSRKSRGAITEKSRRSDRNDANDDTNIERKPERVEEGDGGRGRHYNGELQRGRKHERDEVDHDYRRPREGLEQGLESRKRGNREEKGANEDIERDRHMDYKRAKYDESRSSERRRHETVRHNEDGQKSRRHGEDEGERRYRRHENLEEQRENKETERDRQDSRSSERRRYGNDKHNDSRSRHRD; this comes from the exons ATGTACAACGGCATAGGGTTACAGACTCCGAGAGGGTCAGGAACCAATGGCTACATCCAGACGAACAAGTTCTTCATCAAATCCAAGACCGGCAAGGCCGACGGTAACTCCCGAGGCTTTGAAGGCGACCAAGGCATGGCCGGCGTCTCCAAGAAGGCGAACCGTGACATCCTCGAGCATGACCGCAAGCGCCAGATTGAGCTCAAGCTCGTCGTGCTGGAAGACAAGCTGACCGATCAGGGATTCACCGACGATGAGATCGCCGAGAAGGTCGCCGAAGTTAGGAGGACTCTCGAAGCCGCCGCCGCCTCGGAGGAGATGGGCGGGCCCACTGCCATTGTTCTCGGAGGAGATAAGAA GGTTTCGGATACACAGACCCACCAGATTGCAGCTAGGAAGGAGAAGCAGATGGAGAACCTAAGAGATGCTCTTAAGCTAAAGCCTGAAGTTACAGAAACAAATGCTGAGGAGATTGAGGAGGGAATGATAATTAGTCCGAGGAATGATGGTAGTAGGTATTATGAGAGGAAAGAGCATTCGTTTTTGGATAGGGATAATGGGTGGAAGAAGTCTGTGGAGGAGAAGCAGAAGGTTGAGAAAGATAAGAAAAAGAGTCTGAAGGAGTCTAGGCGGACGAAAAAGAAAGGAAGCAGGAAGAGAAGGCATAAGGATGATTCTTCTGATACAGATAGCAGTGGTAGCCCTCTGAAACCTGATAAGAAGAAAAAGCGTTGTAGTAGAAGTAGCAGCAGTGAAGAAGATGATTCTGAAGTTGATACATCGAAGAAGGTTGAGAAATACAATAAGAAGAGGTATGATTCAGAAGAAGATGATTCAGATGTTGATGTTGATAAGAAGCGGAAGGTTGTAAAGAAGCATAGTAGAAGCCGAGACGATAGAGCTGATGATTCTGATACCAGTGAGGATGCGGGGGATAGATCCAGAAAGGAAATTAAGAAATCCAAACAACCTCGTAGGAGGCATGATTCAGATGAAGATGATTCTGGAGATGATGTTGACAAGAAGAAAAAGGTTGTAAAGAAGCATAGTAAAAGGCGAGACGATAGAGCTGATGATTCTGATACCAGTGAGGATGCGGGGGCTAGATCCAGAAAGGATATTAAGAAATCCAAACAACCTCGTAGGAGGCATGAATCAGATGAAGATGATTCTGGAGATGATGTTGACAAGAAGAAAAAGGCTGTAAAGAAGCATAGTAAAAGCAGAAACGATGATACTGATGATTCCAGTGCCAGTGAAGATGCCAAAGATAGATCCATAAGGGAAGTCAAGAAACCCGAACAACCTCGTAGGAGGCATGATGCAGATGTAGATGGTTCTGAAGATGATGGTGACAAGAAAAGGAAGGTTGTAAAGAAGCATAGTAAAAGCAGAAATGATGATACTGATGATTCTGCTGCCAGTGAAGATGCCGAGGATAGATCCGCAAAGGAAGTCAAGAAATCACAACAACCTCGCAGGAGGCATGATTCAGATGATGATTCTGGTTATCCTGAAGAATTGCCGAAGAGCAGAATTGAAAAGGGCAAACAACATGTGAAACCAAACAAAAGGCATGACTCTGGGCATGAGGCTGATCTTGACAGCAGAATGGAAAGGAAAAGTAGCCAAATTGAGCTGCAAAGAAATCATCAGGGCATCCGCAGGGTAGATAAAGATGATTCTGACTATGAAAGATCCAGAAAGAGTAGAGGTGCAATAGCAGAAAAGAGTAGAAGAAGTGGCAGAAATGATACTAATGATGATGATACTAATATTGGGAGGAAACCTGGAAGGGTTGAAGATGTTGATAGTGAATCTGACTATGAAAGATCCAGAAAAAGTAGAGGTGCAATTACAGAAAAAAGTAGAAGAAGTGACAGGAATGATGCTAATGATGATACTAATATTGAGAGGAAACCGGAAAGGGTTGAAGAGGGTGATGGAGGACGTGGAAGGCACTACAATGGTGAACTTCAAAGAGGAAGGAAGCATGAAAGAGATGAAGTGGACCATGATTATAGAAGGCCCAGGGAAGGTCTGGAACAGGGTCTTGAAAGTAGAAAGCGAGGTAATAGAGAGGAAAAGGGGGCAAATGAGGATATTGAGAGGGATAGACATATGGATTACAAGAGAGCAAAATATGATGAGTCTAGATCAAGTGAGAGGAGAAGGCATGAAACTGTCAGACATAATGAAGATGGGCAGAAGTCTAGAAGGCATGGAGAAGATGAAGGGGAGCGTAGATACAGAAGACATGAAAACCTGGAGGAACAACGGGAAAATAAGGAGACTGAGAGAGATAGACAGGATTCCAGATCAAGTGAGAGAAGAAGGTACGGGAATGACAAGCACAATGACAGTCGGTCTAGGCATCGTGACTAA